In a genomic window of Methanomicrobiales archaeon:
- a CDS encoding VOC family protein: protein MKIILTKVFVDDQEKALKFYTETLGFVKKSDVSADSYRWLTVVSPDDPDGTELLLEPNDNPVAQAYQKGIIEQGIPAASFGVEDTHAEYERLKAQGVKFTMEPTEVVDGVTIAVFDDTCGNIIQIQTTQK, encoded by the coding sequence ATGAAGATTATACTGACCAAAGTATTTGTCGACGACCAGGAGAAGGCTCTGAAGTTCTACACCGAAACACTGGGCTTTGTGAAGAAGAGCGACGTCTCTGCCGACAGCTACCGGTGGCTCACCGTCGTCTCCCCAGACGACCCGGACGGGACCGAGCTTCTGCTCGAACCGAACGACAATCCGGTAGCACAGGCATACCAGAAAGGAATAATCGAACAGGGCATCCCCGCCGCGTCCTTTGGTGTTGAAGATACCCATGCCGAATACGAGAGACTGAAAGCACAGGGCGTGAAGTTCACGATGGAGCCGACGGAAGTTGTCGACGGGGTGACCATAGCGGTCTTCGACGACACCTGCGGCAATATCATCCAGATCCAGACAACGCAAAAATAG
- a CDS encoding antitoxin VapB family protein: MPVESTIKVTPEVKKRLDILKRYPRETYNEVLERLTGDALEDAAEVLTEEDIRDIEEAIQDIKAGRVYTTEEVKKELGID, from the coding sequence ATGCCAGTGGAATCAACGATCAAGGTGACCCCGGAGGTGAAGAAGCGGCTCGATATCCTGAAGAGATACCCCCGAGAGACCTACAACGAGGTGCTCGAACGCCTCACCGGGGATGCCCTGGAGGACGCAGCCGAGGTGCTGACCGAAGAGGACATCCGCGATATCGAAGAGGCGATCCAGGATATCAAGGCCGGAAGAGTCTACACCACCGAAGAGGTGAAGAAAGAGCTGGGGATCGATTAG
- a CDS encoding type II toxin-antitoxin system RelE/ParE family toxin: MPYTVIWTAKALKNLKQFPRDTAARIVAAVERVRDDPLSHLQHLQGSPYFKLRVGNYRVILDLKRNALIIYVIRVGKRENIYDNQ; this comes from the coding sequence ATGCCGTATACGGTGATCTGGACAGCTAAGGCCCTCAAGAACCTGAAACAATTCCCCCGCGATACCGCTGCCAGGATCGTCGCCGCCGTCGAGAGGGTGCGGGACGATCCTCTCTCACACCTCCAGCACCTGCAGGGATCGCCCTACTTCAAGCTGCGGGTGGGAAACTACCGTGTCATCCTGGACCTGAAGAGAAACGCCCTGATCATCTACGTGATCAGGGTCGGGAAGCGAGAGAATATCTACGATAATCAATAA